GAACAAGTCTATGAGGGTGCGTTTACTACAACACTACCCAGGACCCCAAGCCAAGTgaggaaaaattcaaaaaatcttatattaatatatatgtggAAGTGGCAGACAGAGGATGTCGATAAAGGTTCTCAACGTCAAACAGAATATCGAAGCTATGCTGatgtcataaataaaaattacttccccaaataataaatcaatttttttattttcctaacaGAAACCCAATTTCAATCATCGGCTATTTAAAGCCTGAAGTCCAAAACGAAACCACGACTGAGtgagtaagagagagagagagagagagagagagacagagaaacaGAGTATAGTGtaaaaaacaaagagttttcagagaaacaacaaaaacagtACCGGTAACCGGCGAAGATGATAGCATACCTGGAGCGTTTCGTACACGGAAACGACGTCGAGTCCAGGCAAAACGACAACGACGAAGACGTCGTCGATTGTACGAGTTTCTTCGACGAGCTGGACCTACAGGGCAGTATAGACTACGTGGCTACCGGCTTAGCCGGTAAAGATTTTGGCGGCTTGCGTTCTATAAAACCGTTGGCTCTAATCAGACCGGCGGGCACCGATGACGTGGCGATGGTGGTCAAAGCGGCGGCGCAGTCATCGAATCTAACGGTGGCGGCGAGAGGCAACGGCCACTCAATCAACGGCCAGGCGATGGCCGATCGAGGACTCGTCCTGGACATGCGGTCCATGGAGGATGTTTTCGAGGTGGTCTTGGTTAATGGCACGGCCTATGTTGACGTGTCCGGAGGGGCATTATGGGAAGACGTGTTGAAACGGTGCGTTTCCGGGTTCCGCTTAGCTCCGAGGTCTTGGACTGATTATCTGAGTTTAACGGTGGGCGGGACGTTATCAAACGCCGGTGTCAGTGGCCAGGCTTTCCGTtacggaccacaaacctcgaaCGTAACGGAATTGGAAGTTGTAACGGGAAAAGGTGAAATTTTCGTTTGCTCAGAGACTGAGAATTCTGAACTGTTCTTTGGGGCTCTCGGTGGTCTTGGTCAGTTTGGTATTATTACCAGAGCTAGAATTTTGCTACAACCAGCCCCGGACATGGTGGGAATTTTACTACTTTGCCATtttgtcttaaaaaaatttctttttttcttttaaaaattcgGCATTTCTCATTTTGACACGTAATTATGGTTGTTTGTTTGTGATTAGGTGAGGTGGATAAGGGTAGTGTATTCTGAGTTTGAGGAATTCACTCGGGACGCTGAGTTCCTGGTGACTCAGCAAGATGGCGACTCGTTTGATTACGTGGAGGGCTTTGTATTCGTGAACAGTGATGACCCAGCCAATGGCTGGCCTTCAGTGCCGTTGGATTCGAACCATGGATTCGATCCGACCCGAATTCCCAAAACCGCTGGCTCCGTTCTTTACTGTCTTGAAGTGGCTCTTCACTACCGAAACACCGACCACCCTTCAACTGTTGATATGGTAACGAAATTTACCATTCTCCTGCAACATTGCCCATTCAAATAAAATGCACCTTATTTctctcttgctttttttttttacttgactTCAGTATGTTGGAGCCGATACAATGCAGACGCGTGTCTAATATTTTTGACACGTCTTAATCGGATTGGCTCTAATGCACTAAACAAATCCACACccttttcttttcgtttttttctttttgggtttttgttttaaggGTGGGGTTGTAGGAGTGAATGACACTGTTCTTTTGAAGTTACTACTTGGCGTCATGGGCTTAGGGACACACAAACTGAGTGTCATTGGGAACAGTACGTGTGGGGGCCATTGCGATGCACTGAGTTTTGAGTTTAGAAGGAGTTTTGACCTAGGTGGTTGCTAACAAGTGCATTAACCAGGTCTCTCCGTTAAAATTTTGACCACGAATATGCATACGTGGGTTCCACGCCCAAACTGTCCAGCCGGCAgtgaaaaagtcaaaaacta
This genomic stretch from Castanea sativa cultivar Marrone di Chiusa Pesio chromosome 1, ASM4071231v1 harbors:
- the LOC142622788 gene encoding cytokinin dehydrogenase 7, yielding MIAYLERFVHGNDVESRQNDNDEDVVDCTSFFDELDLQGSIDYVATGLAGKDFGGLRSIKPLALIRPAGTDDVAMVVKAAAQSSNLTVAARGNGHSINGQAMADRGLVLDMRSMEDVFEVVLVNGTAYVDVSGGALWEDVLKRCVSGFRLAPRSWTDYLSLTVGGTLSNAGVSGQAFRYGPQTSNVTELEVVTGKGEIFVCSETENSELFFGALGGLGQFGIITRARILLQPAPDMVRWIRVVYSEFEEFTRDAEFLVTQQDGDSFDYVEGFVFVNSDDPANGWPSVPLDSNHGFDPTRIPKTAGSVLYCLEVALHYRNTDHPSTVDMDVDGLLGRLGFVENLKFELDLSYTEFLLRVKHAEEHARAHGLWDAPHPWLNLFVSKSDIDEFDRAVFKNILKGGVGGPMLIYPLLRSMWDTRTSVVLPEGEIFYIVALLRSNLPYPKGPSPEKLVAQNHEVIQCCIKNGFDFKLYLPHYEIQEGWKRHFGNQWTRFEERKANFDPLAILAPGQKIFSRIHQL